The Dendropsophus ebraccatus isolate aDenEbr1 chromosome 6, aDenEbr1.pat, whole genome shotgun sequence nucleotide sequence tgagccacctacaccctatactactactactactactactactactactaccatcatcctctccactacgcttcactccagagctcagcactatatacacaggagaaagAGGCCTAGccccctacaccctatactactactactactactactaccatcatcctctccactacccctcactccagagctcagcactatacacacaggagagaggcctagtcacctacaccctatactactactactactactaccaccatcatcctctgcactacccctcactccagagctcagcactatacacacaggagaggcctagtcacctacaccctatactactactactactaccatcatcctctgcactactcctcactccagagctcagcactatacacacaggagaggcctagtcacctacaccctatactactactactactaccaccatcatcctctccattacccttcactccagagctcagcactatacacacagaagaGAGAGGCCTAgtcacctacaccctatactactactactactactactactactactaccattacttatactaccaccatcatcctctgcacTACCCCttactccagagctcagcactatacacacaggagaggcctagccacctacaccctatactactactaccaccatcctcctcctctccactacccctcaATCCAGAGCttagcactatacacacaggagaggcctagtcacctacaccctatactactactactactactactactaccaccatcatcctctccattacccTCCACTctagagctcagcactatacacacagaagaGAGAGGCCTAgtcacctacaccctatactactactaccaccatcatcctcctctccactacccctcactccagagctcagcactatacacacaggagaggcctagtcacctacaccctatactactactactactaccaccatcatcctctccattacccttcactccagagctcagcactatacacacagaagaggcctagtcacctacaccctatactactactactaccaccatcatcctctccactaccccttactccagagctcagcactatacacacaggagaggcctagccacctacaccctatactactactaccaccatcctcctcctctccactacccctcaatccagagctcagcactatacacacaggagaggcctagtcacctacaccctatactactactactactactactaccaccatcatcctctccattacccTCCACTctagagctcagcactatacacacagaagaGAGAGGCCTAgtcacctacaccctatactactactaccaccatcatcctcctgtccactacccctcactccagagctcagcactatacacacaggagaggcctagtcacctacaccctatactactactactactaccaccatcatcctctccattacccttcactccagagctcagcactatacacacagaagaggcctagtcacctacaccctatactactactactaccaccatcatcctctccactacccctcactccagagctcagcactatacacacaggagaggcctagtcacaaacaccctatactactactactactaccaccatcatcctctgcactacccctcactccagagctcagcactatacacacaggagagagaggcctagccacctacaccctatactactactactactactaccaccatcatcctctccactacccctcactccagagctcagcactatacacacaggaggcctagccacctacaccctatactactactactactacccatacctcccaaccgtcccggatttcgcgggacagtcccgttttcggggtgctgtcccgcggtcccggaacggcccccagtgtcccgcaatatatgtggccccagcgaaaaaaaacaataaaccagtaactcacctgtcctccggtcccagcagctcctctcccggcagagcgcgcactcccgtcatcctccggggcgggcagcggagtacagagtcactgactgtaccggaagtaattcatatagaggctgcaggtcacttccggcacagtcagtatctctgtaccccgctgtccgccccggaggatgacgggagtgcgcgctctgccgggagaggagctgctgggaccggaggacaggtgagttactggtttattgtttttttcgctggggccacactaatggggggtattggctactatgtggggcactatatgggcacattggctactatgtggggcactatatgggggattggctactatgtggggcactatatgggggcattggctactatgtggggcactatatgggggcattggctactatgtggggcactatatgggggattggctatgtggggcactatatgggggattggctactatggggcatatatgggggatgggctactatgtggggcatatatgggggattggctactatgtggggcatatatgggggattggctactatgtgggcatatatgggggattggctactatgtggggcactatatgggggcattggctactatgtgggcactctatgggggattggctactatgtggggcactatatggggattggctactatgtgggcatatatgggggattggctactatgtggggcactatatggggattggctactatgtgggcactctatgggggattggctactatgtggggcactatatggggattggctactatgtggggggcactatatggggggattggctactatgtggggctctatatgggggattggctactatgtggggcactatatggggggattggctactatgtggggctctatatgggggattggataatatgtggggcactatatggggcattagctactatgtggggcactatgtggggattggctactatgtggggcactatatggggattggctactatgtggggcactatgtggggattggctactatgtgggcactatatggggggattggctactatgtggggaactatatggggggattggctactatgtggggcactatatgggggcattggctactatgtggggcactatatgggggcattggctactatgtggggcactatatgggggcattggctactatgtggggcactatatgggggcattggatactatgtggggcactatatgggggattggattctatgtgggggattggacactatgtgggggattggacactatgtggggcactatgtgcgggattggatactatgtcgggcatatatgggggcattggatactatgtggggcatatatgggggcattggatactatgtggggcactataatgggggattggatactatatagggcatttttggggggattggatactatataaggcactattcagtcagcagcatgtggtgactgtaggggagtggctatggagggttgctataggggcgtggctatggagggtcgctatgggggcgtggctatggggaccgcggcgcacatgtccctctttgctctttgcaaaagttgggaggtatgctactaccatcatcctctccactaccctccactccagagctcagcactatacacacaggagagagcggcctagccccctacaccctatactactactactactactaccaccatcctctccactacccctcactccagagctcagcactatacacacaggagaggcctagtcacctacaccctatactactactactactactaccaccaccatcatcctctccattacccTTCACTCCATAGCtgagcactatacacacaggagagagaagcctagtcacctacaccctatactactactactactactaccaccatcatcctctgcactacccctcactccagagctcagcactatacacacagaagagagaggcctagccacctacaccctatactactactactactaccataccTAGGAAGCCTCTGACCTCTGCCTTCATGTGATGCAGGGGCCCAGAGACATGATGGCCGCCTGTACCCCTCTATATTATATtggtgtatatagctctgtacagGGAGAtcaaaaaatcataaaaatcccCAAACTGtgataaataaaatacttttattgaatatatacatacaaatatTTACATGAGGAGACCCTGCAACTACTAGCCCCACCCTCtgggtgatgtcatcacctcTCACCAGCCCCTCCCACTTACATCACCATCTCTCTGTCACATACACGTATTTACTTATTCACATATATAGATCTTTACCAGGACTTAAGGTTATAGCATGAaaccttgtgctgaacaatgcctcaggcagaggagcaggcgggggatgaatgcagcaggtgctgcagtgtaataatctgcagtgtactgaaatgttctgcagcagctccagGCAGAGAACTTTCACCTGACGTcatagtatccctttaagttacaGGAGTATCACCATCACGTTATGATCggcggagggggagggggggggtcggaCCTCTGGGACTCTGCTGATGCTAGAGAACAAAGAGGATCTGAGGTCAGAGGGTAAGTACTGAAGTGATTAGTCACATGGCAAtgagaggggcacagcaggatcTGTGTGGTCAGGAGGCGCGGACCCTTTTAGGACATGGACTCCGATATAATCCGATGGCCGCCGGATCTACATCCAACCTGCAGGAGACATAAAGTGACTGTAGATGAAATATAAACCATATAAAGAGATACAATGTATTGTGGTTGGGGTTACTGATACATGTGACACTGGCTGTGAGGGTCGGGGTCCCCCCCTaggaccccctatatacagggcaggtgggCACAGTCTTGTATACTCCCTGTAAAGAATAGTGTAAATCATATATACGGTATACACACATGCTACAAGGCTAGAAGTGCGTGCCCCCCACCTACAAGCACCCAGGGCCATATCATGGTGTCACTCAACCTACCGGCTGCCCCTAGGTGACGTCCTTCACACAGATCCATTGCCGTCCTGTAGAGCAGTGCAGCGCCCCCAGGTGAGAGTTCAGGAAAGCGCATCTCAGCTGATTACCCTGATTCTCCACACTATATAATACAATGTTATAGTTCATACAGATGTAACACAGACCGGGGGTTGGGGTTACTCTTTAATAAAGACCCTACCTGCCGTCATACAGAGATCCATTGACCCACATCCACTGACCCTCATCGTTCATGTGGAGTCCAATCCAATAGTTTACTGTTTCCCGATATCGCCGTATGGTTTTCTGGAACGAGAACGAGATTGTTAAAAATTGTTAGAGGAACTCAGGGCTAATggtaaggagaggaggaggctgaggtcATAGGCTAAGGACAGGAGGAGGCTGAGGTCAGAGGGTAAGGAGAGGAAGAGGCTGAGGTCAGAGGGTAAGGAGAGGAAGAGGCTGAGGTCATAGGCTAAGGACAGGAGGAGGCTGAGGTCAGAGggtaaggagaggaggaggctgaggtcATAGGCTAAGGACAGGAGGAGGCTGAGGTCAGAGGGTAAGGACAGGAGGTGGCTGAGGTCATAGggtaaggagaggaggaggctgaggtcATAGGCTAAGGACAGGAGGAGGCTGAGGTCAGAGGGTAAGGACAGGAGGTGGCTGAGGTCAGAGggtaaggagaggaggaggctgaggtcATAGGGTAAGGACAGGAGGAGGCTAAGGTCAGAGGGTAAGGAGAGGAAGAGGCTGAGGTCAGCGGGTAAGGAGAGGAAGAGGCTGAGGTCAGAGGGTAAGGAGAGGAAGAGGCTGAGGTCAGAGggtaaggagaggaggaggaggctgaggtcAGAGGGTAAGGAGAGGAAGAGGCTGAGGTCAGAGGGTAAGGACAGGAGGAGGCTGAGGTCATAGggtaaggagaggaggaggctgaggtcagagggtaaggagaggaggaggaggctgaggtcagagggtaaggagaggaggaggaggctgaggtcAGAGGGtaaggagaggagaaggaggaggctgagGTCATAGggtaaggagaggaggaggctgaggtcagagggtaaggagaggaggaggaggctgaggtcagagggtaaggagaggaggaggaggctgaggtcAGAGGGtaaggagaggagaaggaggaggctgaggtcagagggtaaggagaggaggaggaggcagagggtaaggagaggaggaggctgaggtcAGAGggtaaggacaggaggaggaggctgagatcAGAAGGTaaagacaggaggaggaggctgaggtcAGAGGGTAAAGAcagggagaggctgaggtcagagggtaaggccaggaggaggaggaggctgagatcATAGggtaaggagaggaggaggctgaggtcAGAGGGTAAAGAcagggagaggctgaggtcagagggtaaggccaggaggaggaggaggctgaggtcATAGggtaaggagaggaggaggctgaggccAGAGggtaaggacaggaggaggaggctgaggtgagagggtaaggacaggaggaggaggctgaggtcAGAGGGTAAGGAGAGAAGGAGGCTGAGGTCAGAGggtaaggagaggaggaggctgaggtcagagggtaaggagaggaggaggctgaggtcAGAAggtaaggagaggaggaggctgaggtcAGAGGgtaaggagaggaggatgctgaggtCAGAGggtaaggagaggaggaggctgaggtcagagggtaaggagaggaggaggctgaggtcAGAAggtaaggagaggaggaggctgaggtcagagggtaaggagaggaggaggcttaGAATATAGTCACCTCTATGCTTCTGTCCATCAGGATGGCCAATGTGGAGCCATGTCTAGAGCAGAACTCCTGACTTTGATTCCAGGTTTTTCTTTCACCTGAGAAGTAGTAACAGCGACCTCCAACCCAAATCCAGGACTCCTCACACGGGGGTCTACCGGAGGCCAGATCCTCCACGGGACCCCGCGGTATCAGAAAACCTTAAATCACAAAAATGGGTGAAAGCTAAATAACATGTGAATGTGTCTGGTTACCCGGCACATACTGAGGCCGTGAAGAGCCCATGGTAGGGGCATATAAGAGCCTGGGGTATGGGGTATATAAGAGCCTGGGGTAGGGGTATATAAAAGCCTGGGGTAGGGGTATATAAGAGTCTGGGGTAGGGGTATATAAGAGTCTAGGGTAGGGGTATATAAGACTCTGGGGTATATAAGACCTGGGGTAGGGGTATATAAGAGCCTGGGGTAGGGGTATATAAGACTCTGGGGTATATAAGACCTGGGGTAGGGTATATAAGAGCCTGGGGTATATAAGAGCCTGGGGTATAAAAGAGCCTAGGGTATATAAGAGCCTGGGGTATGGGGTATATAAAAGCCTGGGGTAGGGGTATATAAAAGCCTGGGGTAGGGGTATATAAGAGTCTGGGGTAGGGGTATATAAGACTCTGGGGTATATAAGACCTGGGGTAGGGGTATATAAGAGCCTGGGGTATATAAGAGCCTGGGGTATATAAGAGCCTAGGGTATATAAGAGCCTGGGGTATATAAGAGCCTGGGGTATGGGGTATATAAGAGCCTGGGGTAGGGGTATATAAGACTCTGGGGTATATAAGACCTGGGGTAGGGGTATATAAGAGCCTGGGGTATATAAGAGTCTGGGGTAGGGGTATATAAGAGCCTGGGGTATATAAGAGCCTAGGGTATATAAGATCCTGGGGTATGGGGTATATAAGAGCCTGGGGTATGGGGTATATAAGAGCCTGGGGTAGGGGTATATAAGAGTCTGGGGTAGGGGTATATAAGAGTCTGGGGTAGGGGTATATAAGACTCTGGGGTATATAAGACCTGGGGTAGGGGTATATAAGAGCCTAGGGTAAATAAGAGCCTGGGGTATGGGGTATATAAGAGCCTGGGGTAGGGGTATATAAAAGCCTGGGGTAGGGGTATATAAGAGTCtggagtaggggtatataagaCTCTGGGGTATATAAGACCTGGGGTAGGGGTATATAAGAGCCTGAGGTATATAAGAGCCTGGGGTATATAAGAGCCTAGGGTATATAAGAGCCTGGGGTATGGGGTATATAAGAGCCTGGGGTAGGGGTATATAAGAGCCTGGGGTAGGGGTATATAAGAGCCTGGGGTAGGAGTATATAAGACTCTGGGGTATATAAGACCTGGGGTAGGGGTATATAAGAGCCTGGGGTATATAAGAGTCTGGGGTAGGGGTATATAAGAGCCTGGGGTATATAAGAGCCTGGGGTATGGGGTATATAAGAGCCTGGGGTAGGGGTATATAAGAGCCTGGGGTAGGGGTATATAAAAGCCTGGGGTAGGGGTATATAAGAGTCTGGGGTAGGGGTATATAAGACTGGGGTATATAAGACCTGGGGTAGGGGTATATAAGAGCCTAGGGTATATAAGAGCCTAGGGTATATAAGAGCCTGGGGTATGGGGTATATAAGAGCCTGGGGTAGGGGTATATAAGAGCCTGGGGTAGGGGTATATAAGAGCCTGGGGTATATAAGACCTGGGGTAGGGGTATATAAGAGCCTGGGGTATATAAGAGTCTGGGGTAGGGGTATATAAGAGCCTGGGGTATATAAGAGCCTGGGGTATGGGGTATATAAGAGCCTGGGGTAGGGGTATATAAGAGCCTGGGGTAGGGGTATATAAAAGCCTGGGGTAGGGGTATATAAGAGTCTGGGGTAGGGGTATATAAGACTCTGGGGTATATAAGACCTGGGGTAGGGGTATATAAGAGCCTGGGGTATATAAGAGTCTGGGGTAGGGGTATATAAGAGCCTGGGGTAGGGGTATATAAAAGCCTAGGGTAGGGGTATATAAGACCTGGGGTATGGGTATATAAGAGCCTGGGGTAGGAGTATATAAGAGCCTACGGTATATAAGAGCCTGAAGTAGGGGTATATAAGAGCCTGGGGTAGGGGTATATAAGAGTCTGGGGTAGGGGTATATAAAAGCCTGGGGTAGGGGTAAATAAGAGTCTGGGGTAGGAGTATATAAGACTCTGGGGTATATAAGAGCCTGGGGTATATAAGAGTCTGGGGTAGGGGTATATAAGAGCCTGGGGTAGGGGTATATAAAAGCCTGAGGTAGGGGTATATAAGACCTGGGGTAGGGGTATATAAGAGCCTGGGGTAGGAGTATATAAGAGCCTACGGTATATAAGAGCCTGAAGTAGGGGTATATAAGAGTCTGGGGTAGGGGTATATAAGAGTCTGGGGTAGGGGTATATAAGAGTCTGGGGTAGGGGTATATAAGAGCCTGGGGTAGGGGTATataagtgtagtgtcccagcacaggtgagtCACTAAGTTCTATTGCACCCGGGCAAAGTAACTGGTATCAGGTTCCCCACAAGGTGTCACTACTCCTATGTTTATTCTGTACATAGCTCCAGTAAGAAATGGGTTAATTGTTCTATGTCATGTGTTTCTTTTCCTCCTGTCACTGGTGCGGCTGTTTTCCATCCTCTTTCTGCCCTATCCTCTTCTTTCTCTCTGGCACCACccaaccccaccaatcactgggAGGTTAATTCGCCCCTAGAAAGGAGATAAGTTCCTAGTGGGAGGAGTTAGTTCTCTAGTCAGTCAGTGGAGAGAGAGCAACACACAAgatacagttcctgctgcagtaaagtTAGGGCCTGGCtctggccaggacccttgtcaggaactaagatacttaaaggggttgtccagcgaattttttttttctttcaaatcaactggtttcagaaagttaaatagatttgtaatttacttctatttaaaaatctcaagtctttccatacttataagctgctatatatcctgcaggaagtgttgtttgtttacattcagaaacagtgctctctactgacatctctggcggagtcaggaactgtccagagcagcagcaagtccccatagaaaacctctcctgctcaggacagttcctgactccgccagagatgtcagtagagagcactgtttctgaatgtaaacaaacaacacttcctgcaggatatatagtagcttataagtatgggaagacttgagatttttaaatagaagtaaattacaaatctatttaactttctgataccagt carries:
- the LOC138795158 gene encoding C-type lectin domain family 2 member B-like isoform X3, whose protein sequence is MSKDRASSVESGFLTEPSSVRTTPNGTLESLYESEENLKTVCADPRKIYYPSTPHIPDFYLKRNEKTCTEITEAEAERAASPERQTFIPNSRESEDNDGKKKKSRCQRTVKVPLWLIYLSIIIIIIITAILLGFLIPRGPVEDLASGRPPCEESWIWVGGRCYYFSGERKTWNQSQEFCSRHGSTLAILMDRSIEKTIRRYRETVNYWIGLHMNDEGQWMWVNGSLYDGSVENQGNQLRCAFLNSHLGALHCSTGRQWICVKDVT